TCGCTTCATTGCATTCCGCTCGCAATGACAAATCAGGGTTACACACATCGCTCAAGATAGCGCCACTGTCTACTGGCGCGCCAGCGCCCCTCATTACCGTATTTATCTTGAACTTCTTTGTCGCGGAAAGGATATGCACGTCGTGCAGGTCCGTACTTGCGCAAAGCCCGTCCACGATTTTGCGGATTTCGCCTTCGGACTGTGCAATGACCGTGAACCACACATTGTATTCATGAGAGCGAACGTAATTGTGCGTGATGGCCGAGATTTCGTTGATCGCGGCGGTGAACTTGTCAATGTCGGTAACCTTGCCCGCACAGAGGCGCGAAATAAAGCCGAGCGCCTTGGAATCGTACACTCCGCCGATGCGACGGATAACACCAGACTTGCGCAGGTTTTCGACAGCCTCGAAAACTTGCTGTTCCGTGACGGGGCCATCCTCTGTGCTGAACTTGTCTGCAAGCACCTGGTAGGGGCGCTCTTCCAGCGGGAAAGCGTCCTGAATAATCGCTAGGAGATTCTGTTCAAGTTCCCTAACCACTAATCACCAACCACTAACCACTGATTATTTCTTCATCCGTCAAATAACACGCCGGATCCTGTTCCCAGAAGTCGCCGGTAACGGCCTCGGCGCGGGTACGGAAGTTGCCGTTGCACAGGTTCAGGTAGGCACACTTGGGGCAGCGTCCCTTCAAAATCGGCTTGCGGTTCTTGAGGCCAGCCATGATCGGGTTGCTTTCATCGCTCCAGATTTCGCCGAAGTTGCGCTCGCGCACGTTGCCGAGCGTGATGTACTGCGTGAACTGGTCGGGGTGAACGTTACCGATGCTGTCGATGTTACCGAAAGCCATGCCGCTGCGGTTGCCGCCATTACGCTGGATGAGTTCGAGCACCTTTTCAGCACGGGCGGGGTCTTCGCGCTTCATGCGCAAGTACAGGTAGACGGCGTCGGCATGGTTGTCGACGGTCAGGATTTCCTTGTCGATGCCGCGCTTCTTGAAATCGAGCGTACGGTCGATAATCAGGTCCATCGCCTTGCGGCTTTCTTCGTGGTTCAAGTCATTTTCGACCATCGCGGAGCCACGCCCGCTGTAAACCAAATGATAAAAGCAAACACGGTCGATATTCTCGCTTTCGAGCAAATCGAAAATCGCATTCAAGTCCTGCACATTGTAGCGCGTAATCGTGAAGCGGAGCCCCACCTTCTGGCCCGTCGCCACGCAGTTGCGGATACCACGGAGCGCAAGCCTGTAGGCGCCCTCCTTGCCACGGAACTTGTCGTGAGTCGCTTCGCAACCATCCAGGCTGATGCCCACATAACCCACGCCCATGTCCTTGAGTTTTTGGGCGACATCGGGCGTAATGCAGGTTCCGTTCGTACTGATAGTCGGGCGGATGCCCTTGCTTGCCGCATAGTTCGCGAGTTCGAAAAAATCAGGGCGCAAAAGCGGTTCACCACCGCTGAACAAGATAACCGGAACTTTAAAATCAGCAAGTTGATCGATGAGAGCCAAGCCTTCTTCGTGCGAAAGTTCGTTCTGGTACTTGATGGCTTCGGAACGGGCATAGCAGTGTACACAGCTCAAATTGCAGGTCTTGGTGCAGTTCCACACCACTACGGGGCCACGGCCCGGCGCCACACCGTTCTTGCATTCATGCGCCTTAGGTTCGTAGCGCAGTTGGTCGCCGTAATTCGGCGAATCCATCAAAAGCTTGGTAATGCTAATCATGGGCACAAATTTAGAAATTTACAACAAAAAAACGCCCCACTCACATGGGACGTTTTCAAATTCAGAAGTATAAGCAGCTTTACTTTTCAGCAGCGAATTTCTTGGACGCGGCCTTGACCTTGGGGTCGGACATGGCGTCCTTGATCTTCTGCTTGATGCCGTCTTCGATGGACTTTTTAAGCTTGGCTGCGAGGTTGGGGAAACGTTCTTCCAGGGAATCGCTAAAGATGGCCGGCTTCTTGGCAGCGAGGGCGCCGCCCTTGCGC
This DNA window, taken from uncultured Fibrobacter sp., encodes the following:
- the nirJ1 gene encoding putative heme d1 biosynthesis radical SAM protein NirJ1: MISITKLLMDSPNYGDQLRYEPKAHECKNGVAPGRGPVVVWNCTKTCNLSCVHCYARSEAIKYQNELSHEEGLALIDQLADFKVPVILFSGGEPLLRPDFFELANYAASKGIRPTISTNGTCITPDVAQKLKDMGVGYVGISLDGCEATHDKFRGKEGAYRLALRGIRNCVATGQKVGLRFTITRYNVQDLNAIFDLLESENIDRVCFYHLVYSGRGSAMVENDLNHEESRKAMDLIIDRTLDFKKRGIDKEILTVDNHADAVYLYLRMKREDPARAEKVLELIQRNGGNRSGMAFGNIDSIGNVHPDQFTQYITLGNVRERNFGEIWSDESNPIMAGLKNRKPILKGRCPKCAYLNLCNGNFRTRAEAVTGDFWEQDPACYLTDEEIISG
- a CDS encoding Lrp/AsnC family transcriptional regulator, producing the protein MVRELEQNLLAIIQDAFPLEERPYQVLADKFSTEDGPVTEQQVFEAVENLRKSGVIRRIGGVYDSKALGFISRLCAGKVTDIDKFTAAINEISAITHNYVRSHEYNVWFTVIAQSEGEIRKIVDGLCASTDLHDVHILSATKKFKINTVMRGAGAPVDSGAILSDVCNPDLSLRAECNEAKQSRARELSTDDRARISIACDDIPHTLTPFKDWSVSIEELRDDLAKKRMRRFGAILRHQEAGFAYNAMVCFGLDERRETKDERGNALAQKSFVSHCYERPVFEGFPYNLYAMIHAQSSEELAAFVEECVRELGNPDYVVLHSVKELKKTSFRYFA